In the Wyeomyia smithii strain HCP4-BCI-WySm-NY-G18 chromosome 2, ASM2978416v1, whole genome shotgun sequence genome, one interval contains:
- the LOC129722813 gene encoding ras-related protein Rab-34 has translation MPIYKKSGIKGSRNYKPLDNNVDYGTRQIDQMPIACCDPRSPYGGQFGERTLRACERVTSLCLSACKAIFVGDVSAGKSSLVNRFCHDVFDRNYNRTIGVDFEVEKFLVLAHAFNLQICDTAGYERFRCTSESYYRNANAVVVVFDLTNAESLRNAERWLDEALQLNRPEILRFLVGTKRDLLVSTPHNQIENEAKQMAREMKAEFWSVSAESGENVTKFFRRLTALSFDTTVQRLLGSNNPISHPSGNSLLNLYYLKEDRKIKKSKKCSFCRIN, from the exons ATGCCCATTTACAAAAAGTCTGGCATAAAAGGCAGCCGTAATTATAAACCATTAGACAACAACGTGGACTATGGCACGCGACAGATCGATCAGATGCCAATCGCCTGTTGCGATCCTCGCAGTCCTTACGGTGGGCAGTTTGGCGAGCGAACTTTACGTGCTTGCGAACGTGTGACGTCACTCTGTTTGAGCGCGTGCAAGGCCATTTTTGTTGGTGATGTCTCGGCGGGAAAAAGTTCACTGGTGAATCGATTTTGTCACGATGTTTTCGATCGGAACTACAACCGGACAATCGGGGTGGATTTTGAGGTGGAAAAGTTTCTAGTTTTAGCTCATGCATTTAATCTTCAAAT ATGTGATACTGCTGGCTATGAGCGATTTAGGTGCACTTCTGAAAGCTACTATCGCAATGCAAACGCCGTTGTTGTGGTATTCGATTTGACGAATGCGGAGTCTTTGCGAAATGCTGAAAGATGGCTCGATGAAGCGTTGCAGTTGAACCGGCCTGAAATATTAAGATTTCTTGTTGGAACAAAAAGAGATCTACTTGTATCTACTCCTCATAATCAAATCGAAAATGAAGCCAAGCAAATGGCACGAGAGATGAAAGCTGAGTTTTGGTCGGTTTCAGCGGAGAGTGGTGAAAATGTTACCAAGTTTTTCCGACGTCTAACCGCACTGTCGTTCGACACAACCGTACAACGACTTTTAGGGTCCAACAATCCGATAAGCCATCCCAGTGGGAATAGTTTGCTGA accTCTACTACCTCAAGGAAGATCGGAAAATTAAGAAATCGAAAAAATGTTCCTTTTGTAgaataaattag
- the LOC129722812 gene encoding dynein axonemal intermediate chain 4 — protein MENQKSRKTVSFSLPPISVNATSSTQSKFVLELNQSLASRPGQEVVIDKIDYTPRELVPQSYDRDGLGWDRFQECLPDSEEVADKQDDLPSIVSFELEEEVAVDKAMEEAAQAPDKVEAFDLDHEPDFSGVIDRRSPSLEADIPTFHVKILLTETDDIILFENVSHTEAKGSDEAAAVEALNADYERKKKGRKTAVAEAEAQTAEMLLKSRGVNTERIMKGEVASFVSNYDMYDTYNDLERHTKEIDLAEASSKIEITTYSREGMEDIDQMLNRNENFHLSSMILQRLLAGNVFREKQKRFRNMYLPDPLNINAQYLYRLDTLWIYKAIETTGKAVAAASWCPANGDIVAIAYGIYGFTKFRDRSSGYVCVWSIKNPVNPERRYKFPVPVTSVAFSKATPQLLAIGLYDGTVQIQDITDNSQVPVGVSERRSSPGFEPIWDIEWIESDADKDEILTASQDGTIMKYTLNIGQFLIGYRQMRLDRVEGETEGIPVEIKEDKLEADRHPQALCLKAHPTRKDIYFVGTDEGCVHKCSINYPYQHSGVTRMHTGGVYCIEYSPWSPKIFLTCGGDWCIRIWVEDIMEPIITLSTGFGPIHAAYWSPVNSTVIASVTRTSVQLWDLKRRMLKPASCTTFGDSNTSLTVVKFTNCGRSLLVGDNEGRTYICALEDMPFPPHFQYDELQSALYRSLICKPDLLNQVKRFGNLGY, from the exons ATGGAGAACCAAAAATCACGCAAAACCGTTTCGTTTTCTCTTCCCCCGATTTCAGTAAACGCAACTTCCAGTACCCAGTCAAAGTTTGTGTTGGAATTAAATCAATCCCTCGCAAGCCGCCCAGGACAGGAa GTTGTGATCGATAAAATCGATTACACACCCCGAGAACTCGTGCCACAGTCGTACGACAGGGACGGGTTAGGATGGGATCGATTTCAGGAGTGTCTTCCGGATAGTGAAGAAGTAGCTGACAAACAGGATGATTTGCCTTCGATTGTGAGTTTCGAGTTAGAAGAAGAAGTAGCAGTAGATAAAGCAATGGAGGAAGCGGCTCAA GCCCCCGATAAGGTGGAAGCGTTCGATCTAGATCATGAGCCCGACTTCAGTGGTGTAATCGACCGACGCAGTCCATCGCTGGAAGCGGACATTCCGACGTTCCACGTGAAGATTCTACTGACGGAAACGGACGACATCATCCTGTTCGAAAACGTTAGTCACACGGAAGCGAAGGGTTCGGATGAGGCGGCTGCCGTCGAAGCGTTGAACGCCGATTACGAGCGGAAGAAGAAGGGAAGGAAAACCGCAGTCGCTGAAGCGGAAGCTCAGACCGCGGAAATGCTGTTGAAGTCACGTGGTGTCAACACGGAACGAATTATGAAGGGTGAGGTGGCCTCGTTTGTGTCGAACTACGACATGTACGATACGTACAACGATTTGGAACGGCACACGAAGGAAATTGATCTGGCGGAGGCTTCTTCGAAAATCGAAATTACAACCTACTCAAGAGAGGGTATGGAGGATATCGACCAGATGTTAAACAGAAATGAAAACTTCCATTTATCATCGATGATTTTGCAACGACTGCTAGCAGGAAATGTCTTCAGAGAGAAGCAGAAACGATTTCGGAACATGTATTTGCCAGATCCATTGAACATCAATGCCCAATATCTATACAGATTGGACACTTTATGGATTTACAAAGCGATTGAAACCACTGGGAAAGCAGTAGCCGCTGCTAGTTGGTGTCCAGCGAATGGAGATATTGTAGCGATTGCTTATGGAATCTATGGGTTTACTAAGTTTAGAGATCGAAGCTCTGGCTACGTGTGCGTGTGGAGTATCAAAAATCCCGTGAACCCCGAGAGACGATATAAATTTCCGGTTCCAGTAACTTCGGTGGCGTTCTCCAAAGCAACGCCGCAACTTCTAGCCATTGGACTTTATGATGGTACGGTACAAATCCAAGATATCACAGACAATTCGCAAGTACCAGTTGGAGTGTCCGAGCGGCGGTCATCACCGGGGTTCGAACCGATTTGGGACATCGAATGGATCGAATCGGATGCTGATAAAGATGAGATACTGACAGCATCTCAGGACGGAACGATAATGAAATACACGCTTAACATTGGACAGTTCTTAATCGGATATCGTCAGATGCGACTAGACCGGGTGGAAGGGGAAACCGAAGGAATACCGGTTGAAATAAAAGAAGACAAACTGGAAGCTGATCGTCATCCTCAAGCATTGTGTCTAAAAGCTCATCCAACTCGTAAAGATATTTACTTTGTCGGAACCGACGAAGGCTGCGTGCACAAATGCTCCATTAATTATCCCTATCAGCACTCCGGGGTAACACGAATGCACACTGGAGGAGTTTATTGTATCGAGTACTCGCCTTGGAGTCCGAAGATTTTCCTTACCTGCGGAGGTGATTGGTGCATTCGAATCTGGGTCGAAGACATAATGGAACCTATCATTACCCTATCGACTGGTTTCGGCCCAATTCATGCGGCCTACTGGTCACCGGTGAACTCCACAGTCATTGCCAGCGTAACGCGTACTAGTGTCCAGCTGTGGGATCTGAAGAGACGAATGCTAAAGCCGGCATCCTGTACGACCTTCGGCGATTCGAATACATCGTTGACAGTAGTCAAGTTTACAAATTGTGGTCGCAGTCTTCTGGTCGGTGATAATGAAGGACGAACCTATATTTGTGCCTTAGAGGATATGCCCTTCCCACCGCATTTCCAGTACGATGAACTGCAGTCGGCGCTGTATAGAAGTTTAATATGTAAACCGGATTTACTGAACCAGGTTAAACGTTTTGGGAATCTTGGTTATTAA
- the LOC129722538 gene encoding nucleolar protein dao-5 codes for MAPKKPSEKSAGQPAEKKEKKPAAAAAASGSKPATAEKKPAPEKKPAAAPAEKKPAPEKKAAPEKKPAAEKKAAPEKKPAAAEKKPAPAAAAEKKPAPEKKAAPEKKPAAEKKPAAAEKKPAAAEKKPAAAEKKPATAEKKPAAEKKPAAAEKKPATAEKKPASAEKKPAAEKKPAEKKKTAEKRPAPADTKAPAPEKKKATESKKTPAAAPKTEPKKEVKKTAAASAAGAAKKPAAAAGGTKKTATATAASAKKAADAAAKAKKTAAGDKKAAAKKPAVKKPAAKKGAPATKKPGVVTAKKVSATGKKPTTGKKPVAGKGATGKKPVVKKPAPVKGDKKAVEAKMQKGAAKARAAALLRAKRTKTKVVKGPFGTALRKIRTTVKFRRPRTLKLPRNPKFPRKSVPTRSRMDAYNIIKYPLTTEAAMKKIEDNNTLVFLIHLRANKNHVKAAVKKLYDIKVSKINTLVRPDGKKKAYVRLARDYDALDIANKIGII; via the exons ATGGCTCCGAAGAAACCGTCTGAGAAGTCCG CGGGCCAACCGGCCGAGAAAAAAGAGAAGAAGCCTGCAGCCGCCGCTGCAGCTTCAGGTTCTAAGCCAGCAACCGCTGAGAAGAAACCAGCCCCCGAGAAAAAACCGGCTGCTGCTCCTGCTGAAAAGAAGCCAGCCCCCGAGAAGAAGGCTGCTCCCGAAAAGAAGCCAGCCGCTGAAAAGAAGGCTGCCCCTGAAAAGAAACCAGCTGCTGCTGAGAAGAAGCCCgctcctgctgctgctgctgaaaaGAAGCCAGCCCCTGAGAAGAAGGCTGCTCCCGAAAAGAAGCCAGCCGCTGAGAAAAAGCCTGCGGCCGCTGAAAAGAAACCTGCGGCCGCTGAAAAGAAACCTGCGGCCGCTGAAAAGAAGCCTGCGACCGCTGAAAAGAAACCAGCCGCCGAGAAGAAGCCTGCGGCCGCCGAGAAAAAACCTGCTACCGCTGAAAAGAAGCCTGCTTCCGCCGAGAAGAAGCCTGCTGCCGAAAAGAAACCagctgagaagaaaaaaaccgcTGAAAAGCGTCCTGCACCAGCTGATACCAAGGCTCCTGCACCGGAGAAGAAGAAGGCTACTGAGAGCAAGAAAACTCCGGCCGCTGCTCCCAAGACTGAACCGAAGAAGGAAGTCAAGAAAACAGCTGCTGCTAGTGCTGCAGGAGCCGCCAAGAAACCTGCTGCTGCCGCAGGAGGTACCAAGAAGACGGCAACTGCTACTGCAGCTTCCGCCAAAAAGGCCGCCGATGCTGCTGCTAAGGCAAAGAAGACCGCAGCCGGTGACAAGAAGGCTGCGGCGAAAAAGCCTGCTGTTAAGAAACCGGCTGCCAAGAAGGGTGCCCCGGCTACCAAGAAACCTGGTGTAGTGACTGCTAAGAAAGTTTCGGCTACTGGCAAGAAACCAACAACCGGCAAGAAACCTGTTGCAGGAAAAGGTGCCACCGGAAAGAAACCAGTCGTCAAGAAGCCTGCTCCGGTCAAAGGCGATAAGAAGGCTGTGGAGGCTAAGATGCAGAAGGGAGCCGCTAAAGCTCGTGCTGCTGCTCTGCTGAGGGCTAAGCGAACCAAGACCAAG GTTGTCAAGGGTCCGTTCGGAACTGCCCTTCGCAAGATCCGTACCACGGTTAAATTCCGCCGGCCACGTACGCTGAAGTTGCCACGCAACCCCAAGTTCCCGAGGAAGTCGGTTCCAACTCGTAGTCG CATGGACGCTTACAACATTATCAAGTATCCACTGACCACGGAAGCGGCAATGAAGAAGATCGAGGACAACAACACGCTGGTATTCCTGATCCATCTGCGCGCCAACAAGAACCATGTGAAGGCCGCAGTTAAGAAGCTGTACGACATCAAGGTGTCCAAGATTAACACCCTGGTGCGGCCGGACGGCAAGAAGAAGGCTTACGTGCGTTTAGCTCGGGACTACGATGCGCTAGACATCGCCAACAAGATCGGTATCATCTAA
- the LOC129725875 gene encoding uncharacterized protein LOC129725875 has translation MTLNNSQHQPVENFKQDLDDFERFALENLVRNEWGLKVATLNRLMYCGVSVECLEVIEERDLNDIFSDERTIGQKILLRHRLREWRRGLHWNSPEQPNIKRRVERRSDDPLDLEKKPRLSIASNSIQQLHTPNIVLPDTRNPSAAIASSSTSSSSANNSNNIMDAGNLPIRITPEALQSFLQTSCSGRWVLNCFSEGQQLDKKALTELTHVIVEPFLIYNIAFTHALMRHYAEIIVQLFPTERLETFYCPRNIVRKNPTGKLYDRYVNQRLRYKTKFNAQRPTMVEDFNLHRTFAEMSTIGDPMMQHHYLDFSMEQPPNQRGEFSTTPPQAENFSEESMNIYGADDGSGL, from the exons ATGACTCTGAACAACAGCCAGCATCAACCGGTGGAGAATTTCAAGCAGGATCTGGATGATTTCGAACGGTTCGCGCTGGAGAACTTAGTACGGAATGAATGGGGTCTTAAGGTGGCCACATTGAATCGACTGATGT ACTGTGGAGTTTCAGTTGAATGTTTGGAGGTGATCGAAGAGCGCGACTTGAACGATATATTCAGCGATGAGAGAACCATTGGCCAGAAGATACTGCTCCGACATCGGCTGCGCGAGTGGCGTCGAGGATTGCACTGG AATTCACCCGAGCAGCCGAACATTAAACGTCGAGTCGAGCGACGCTCGGACGACCCGCTGGATTTGGAGAAAAAACCTCGCCTGTCCATTGCCAGCAACAGTATACAGCAGTTGCACACGCCAAACATCGTACTGCCGGACACTCGCAATCCTTCGGCAGCCATCGCCTCTTCCTCAACATCGTCTTCATCGGCGAACAATTCAAACAATATAATGGACGCAGGGAACCTGCCGATTCGAATTACACCGGAAGCCTTGCAAAGCTTTCTGCAGACCAGCTGCTCCGGCAGGTGGGTTTTGAATTGTTTCTCCGAAGGCCAGCAACTGGACAAGAAAGCATTAACCGAGCTGACGCACGTTATCGTAGAGCCCTTTCTGATTTACAATATAGCATTTACGCACGCCTTGATGCGACACTATGCTGAAATCATTGTCCAACTCTTTCCAACCGAGCGATTGGAAACATTTTACTGTCCAAGAAACATTGTTCGCAAAAATCCAACCGGTAAACTGTACGATCGCTATGTGAACCAGCGGCTTCGATACAAAACCAAGTTTAATGCGCAGCGGCCAACCATGGTGGAAGATTTTAACCTGCATCGGACGTTCGCCGAAATGAGCACAATCGGAGATCCCATGATGCAACATCATTACTTGGACTTCAGCATGGAACAGCCGCCCAACCAAAGAGGAGAATTTTCAACGACTCCACCGCAAGCGGAAAATTTTAGCGAAGAATCTATGAATATCTATGGCGCTGATGACGGTTCGGGTTTGTAA